A single window of Candidatus Baltobacteraceae bacterium DNA harbors:
- a CDS encoding NIPSNAP family protein, whose amino-acid sequence MSSVFELRRYTLHPGKRDALIDLFEREFVESQEEAGIRLVGQFRDRDRPDMFVWLRGFPDMEARRLALGAFYKGPVWKAHRDAANATMIDSDNVLLLRPSTASEFAVPQSPRAPAGATERPRSLVTATIYDLREPAGPAFVRFFEERVAPPMTRFGARPIAYFETETAENSYPDLPVRSGENTFVWFAIFEDAAQHDRHVDSLARSAEWNDVLPELNAWLNAPASVLRLEPTERSQLR is encoded by the coding sequence ATGAGTTCCGTTTTCGAACTGCGCCGGTACACGCTGCATCCCGGTAAACGCGACGCGCTCATCGACTTATTCGAGCGCGAGTTCGTGGAAAGCCAAGAGGAGGCCGGCATTCGGCTGGTGGGTCAGTTCCGCGATCGAGATCGCCCCGACATGTTCGTCTGGCTACGCGGTTTCCCGGACATGGAGGCACGCAGGCTGGCCCTGGGCGCGTTCTACAAAGGGCCGGTGTGGAAGGCCCATCGCGATGCCGCCAATGCCACGATGATCGATTCGGACAACGTGTTGCTCCTTCGGCCGTCAACGGCATCGGAATTTGCCGTGCCGCAATCGCCGCGGGCTCCGGCGGGCGCGACCGAGCGTCCGCGTTCGCTCGTAACCGCGACGATCTACGATCTGCGCGAGCCGGCGGGTCCGGCGTTCGTACGCTTCTTCGAGGAGCGCGTCGCGCCGCCGATGACGCGTTTTGGCGCGCGCCCGATCGCGTATTTTGAAACCGAAACCGCTGAGAATTCGTATCCGGATTTACCCGTCCGATCGGGCGAAAATACGTTCGTCTGGTTTGCGATCTTCGAGGACGCCGCGCAGCACGACCGGCACGTCGACTCGCTGGCGCGCTCCGCCGAGTGGAACGACGTTCTCCCGGAGCTGAACGCTTGGCTTAACGCACCGGCCAGCGTGCTGCGACTGGAGCCGACCGAGCGATCGCAATTGCGATAG
- a CDS encoding VOC family protein, with product MANSFVHVELSTSDLAKAKAFYGALFDWKLEDVPMGPESYTTIDVGEGTGGGMMRNPVPGAPSAWLAYVAVANVADATKKAASLGATVVKDVTEIPGYGSFSVIADPTGAMLGLWTPANGNR from the coding sequence ATGGCAAATTCCTTCGTGCACGTGGAACTGAGCACCAGCGATCTCGCAAAGGCGAAAGCCTTTTACGGAGCGCTGTTCGACTGGAAGCTCGAGGACGTCCCGATGGGTCCGGAGTCGTACACCACGATCGATGTGGGTGAAGGTACCGGCGGCGGAATGATGCGCAATCCGGTGCCCGGCGCTCCGTCTGCATGGCTCGCCTACGTCGCCGTCGCGAACGTTGCCGACGCGACGAAGAAGGCGGCGTCGCTCGGCGCCACCGTCGTCAAAGATGTGACGGAGATTCCGGGATACGGGTCGTTCAGCGTTATCGCCGATCCGACCGGCGCCATGCTCGGTTTGTGGACTCCAGCTAACGGTAATCGCTAA
- the infA gene encoding translation initiation factor IF-1 — translation MKQIFPSTTFSVELENGHTILAHIAGRLRRHRIKILPGDRVDLELSPYDLTKGRIVYRYRAGEPRRT, via the coding sequence ATCAAACAGATCTTCCCCAGCACGACGTTTTCGGTCGAGCTTGAGAACGGTCACACGATTCTCGCGCATATCGCCGGGCGTCTGCGCCGCCATCGCATCAAAATTCTTCCCGGGGATCGCGTCGATCTCGAACTCTCGCCGTACGATCTGACGAAGGGACGCATCGTCTATCGCTATCGTGCGGGAGAACCGCGCCGCACGTAG